Proteins encoded in a region of the Onthophagus taurus isolate NC chromosome 10, IU_Otau_3.0, whole genome shotgun sequence genome:
- the LOC111419102 gene encoding superkiller complex protein 8 gives MYSLLHKKENAHDESIWSCAWGRLQKDKKDSKDPDGDNSRDSVSSDDAPVDYMITGGLDDLVKVWELKDNKLELKHQLEGHSLGVVSVAVSNNGRLCASSSLDSSMRIWDLKSGEKTSSIEVGPVDLWTVAFSPDDKYIISGSHSGKITMYSVETAKADQTLDTRGKFTLSIAYSPDGKYVASGAVDGIINIFDVASNKLWHTLEGHAMPIRSLCFSPDSQFLLTASDDGHLKLYDVHQANVVGTLSGHASWVLSVAFSPDGTHFVSGSSDKTVKVWEVSTKQCIHTFKEHGDQVWGVKYNPDSNKIVSVSEDRTINVYSCPS, from the exons atg TACTcgttattacataaaaaagaaaatgcacACGATGAAAGTATTTGGAGTTGCGCTTGGGGGCGTttacaaaaagataaaaaagattctaAAGACCCGGATGGTGATAACTCGAGAGATTCGGTTTCTTCAGACGACGCCCCCGTTGATTATATGATAACTGGGGGTTTGGATGATTTAGTAAAAGTATGGGAATTAAAGGATAATAAATTGGAGCTAAAACATCAATTGGAAGGTCATTCGTTAGGAGTTGTTTCTGTAGCCGTTAGTAACAATGGGAGAC tatgcGCCTCAAGTTCTTTAGATTCAAGCATGAGAATTTGGGATTTAAAGAGTGGAGAGAAAACTTCATCTATTGAAGTGGGACCGGTTGATTTGTGGACGGTTGCTTTTAGTCCTgatgataaatatattatttctgGGTCACATAGTGGAAAAATTACTATGTATAGTGTTGAGACTGCTAAAGCGGATCAAACTTTGGATACTCGAGGCAAATTTACTTTGAGTATAGCTTAT aGTCCTGATGGTAAATATGTAGCTAGTGGAGCTGTTGATGggattataaacatttttgatgttgcttcaaataaattatggcACACTTTAGAAGGACATGCTATGCCAATACGTTCTTTATGTTTTTCACCTGATtcgcaatttttattaaccgCCTCTGATGATGgtcatttaaaactttatgatgt gCATCAAGCGAATGTTGTTGGTACTTTATCTGGACATGCTTCTTGGGTTCTTAGTGTTGCCTTTTCACCTGATGGTACTCATTTTGTATCAGGGAGCTCTGATAAAACCGTTAAAGTTTGGGAGGTTTCAACAAAACAATGTATTCATACTTTTAAAGAACACGGAGAtcaa gTTTGGGGCGTTAAATACAACCCAGATAGcaacaaaattgtttcagTTTCTGAGGATAGaactattaatgtttattCTTGTCctagttaa
- the LOC111419097 gene encoding protein YIPF7-like, whose product MSGYTNDAFWAPNNRDITNFYDTNDEYENMQSQQLDFQTFNNQAGNTYYAPQNQFGTDFPDMLVPDYSKIPTVQNDGFDEPPLLEELEIYPDRIMEKTIAVLNPFRSHSLADDSDFLKEGADLAGPLVFCLALAVCLFVSGNKTPAGYIYGFSIISCLLMYCLLNLMTPSNEIFSLGVVASTLGYCLLPIVTLSFIGIFYTLHGSIGICMAIFCIIWSSLSASRLFVGMSGDSEQRPLIMYPSALVYAVFSLLVVF is encoded by the exons ATGTCCGGATATACAAACGATGCATTTTGGGCCCCAAACAACAGAgatattacgaatttttacGATACAAACgatgagtatgaaaatatgCAATCTCAACAATTAG attttcaaaCGTTTAATAATCAGGCTGGGAATACTTATTACGCGCCTCAAAACCAATTTGGAACTGATTTCCCCGATATGTTGGTTCCTGATTATTCTAAAATACCAACAGTCCAAAATGATGGTTTTGATGAGCCCCCTTTATTGGAAGAGTTGGAAATCTACCCAGATAGGATCATGGAAAAAACCATAGCAGTTTTAAACCCGTTTCGAAGTCATAGTTTAGCTGATGATTCAGATTTTTTAAAGGAAGGGGCTGATTTAGCTGGACCCTTAGTTTTTTGCTTAGCCCTTGCtgtttgtttatttgtttcagGCAACAAAACGCCTGCCGGTTACATTTATGGCTTCTCTATAATCTCATGCCTTTTAATGTACTGCTTATTAAATCTAATGACTCcatcaaatgaaattttttctttaggCGTTGTTGCGAGTACACTAGGTTATTGTTTATTACCAATTGTTACTCTTAGCTTTATTggaatattttatacattgCATGGAAGTATTGGAATTTGTATGGcgattttttgtataatttggTCCAGTTTATCAGCTTCTAGGTTATTTGTGGGCATGTCTGGGGATTCTGAACAAAGACCGTTAATTATGTATCCTTCCGCTCTTGTGTACGCCGTTTTTTCATTACTTgtagttttttaa